GGGAGAGGCGATGTGCTTTGGGGTGGATGAGCTTCGATGCGGAGGAGGCAGAGACGCGCAGGGATGCTTCTTGGGTGGTGTGGTGCCAGAGGGGAGTGCGGGCTGGGGAGGAATGGCCGCGAAAGAACGCAGAGAACGCAAAGGGGAGGGGCTGCGTGGGGTGATTGGGTCGGGGGTGGGTTTTGGGAGTGGTGGGGTGGTGGGCGTGAAGGTTGGCCGCAAAAAGACGCAAGAGGCGCAGGAGAGAGGGAGACTGCGTGGGGTGTGGGGTGCTTTTCTGGACACGCTATCCTGTGAGCAAGTGTCACCATCGCCACAGCAGGCTGTGGACTCTGGAAAGCGGCAGCAGGCTGCTCGCAGTCCAAGGCCGCTTCGCGGCACAGCATCTGGATCAGTCGTGTGTATTTCGATCTACTCTGGTACCATGCAGTTCATAAATTGACGCACGTGTGCGAAGGGGGACGAAGCGACCCAACACTCTGCCAACTCACGCAGGCCGCTTCTTTTTGAGTTTTTTGCGTCTTTTTGCGTTCTCTGCGTTCTTTTGCGGCCATTCCCTCCGGGCTTGCTTTCACCCCTGACTCTCGGCGAGCAGTTCACGGAAGGGTTTGCTGGGGTTGGCGTAGGCGGGGTACTTGGGGTTTTGGTCGAGGCTGGGGAGGTAGCGCCAGTGTTTGTACATCCACATCCAGGCTTCGGGGTGTTTGCGGATTTGGGATTCGAATTTGTCCCACACAGCCTGGGTCAGGGAGGCGTTGGTGGGGAACTTTTCCGGCTCGAAGTGGGATTCGACTTCCACGTCGTAGGTGCCGTCGGGCATGGGGATGCAGACGCCGGCGATGATGGGGAGCTCAAGGCGGCATGAGAGGCTGGCGTGCAGGGTGGTAACGCAGGTTTTCAAGCCAAAACAATCAATGGCGGCGGCGGTCTTGTTGGGCCGGATGGTGAGGTCGGTGAGGAGGGCAGCGTGGCCTTTGCGTTTGAGTTCTTTTACCAGACGCAGCATGGCACCCTCCTGGGGAATGATGGTGTGGCCGCTGCCCTGTCGCAGCCGGGTGAAGATGGTGGTGAGGGCGGGGTTCTTGAAGTCCTGCGCCACGACGGTCCACGCGAATCCTCGGAAGCCCATGGCCAGGCTGACAAGCTCGAAGTTCCCAAAGTGCGGCGTGACCCAGATGCAGCCGCGCTCCCGGGCTTCGGTTTCGGAGGCGGGGTTGGCGAAGGTCACCTTCACGTACTCGGTGTAGTTTTCCTTCGTCAGGCGGAGGGACCAGAAGAGGTCGAAGAAGGTGCGGGCGAAGGTCTGGTAGGAGCCGAGGGTGATACGGGAGATTTGTCCGGGGGTGATGCCCTCGCTGGCGAAGGCGACCCGCAGGTTTTCGTGGGCGGTCTCCCGCCCGCGCGTGTCGAAAAAGCAGGCGAGGGCACCCACGGCATTGCTCAGAAGAAGGATCGAGCGGCGGGAGAGGCGGGGCAGCAGTCGGGTGGCGAAATGGACGAGCAGGGTCTCCAGAGCTTGACGAATCTTCTTCACGTGGCGTTTGGTAGTGTGCGAAAACGAGTTACAATGTGCCCATGGCAGACACGCTGACCTCTATCCTCAAGAAGCTCCTCAATCAACCCACCGCGCCATTCCACGAGTATCACGTGCGGGCGCAGATTGAACAGTACCTGCTGGACGTGCCCAACGTCGAGCTCTCCACGGATGCATTCGGCAACCTGCTGGCCACCTATCGCAAGGGCAAACACAAATCCACGCCGGTGTGGGCACTGGGTGCGCACATGGACCACCCCGCTTGGGTGAAGGTGCCGGGCAAGACGGATGAGTGGGAATTCCTGGGCGGCGTGCCGAAGAATCTCGTGGAGAAGAAGGAGAACATCGCTCTGCGCAAGGAAAGCGGCGATATCGCTCCGTGGGGGTTCCCGGTCGTGTTTGAAGATGGCAAGGTCCACGCGGCTGCGTGTGATGATGTGGTGGGCTGCGCGATCATCGTGGCTGTGTTCAAGGAATTGTCCCGTCTGGGTCTGGATGCCACGGTGCATGCGGCCTTCACCCGTGCGGAAGAAGTGGGCTTCCTCGGTGCCTGGCATCTGGGCAAGCACTGGCCCTTCGGCAAGGACGCAGTTTTCCTCTCGCTGGAAACCAGCCGCCCGGTGAATGGCGCGGAGATGGGGGATGGCCCGATTGTCCGTGTGGGCGATCGCCTTTCTGTTTTCGACCATGAACTCATCAACGTGCTGATGCGCACCGCGGCGGAGCAGGGGATTCGTGTGCAGCGCTGCCTGCTCGACGCTGGCGCCTGTGAAGCCACCGCCCTGCAAGCCTGTGGTATCCGCAGCGTGGGGCTGAGCGTGCCTCTGGGCAACTATCACAATTTGGACGACGACCAGAATATCGTGTCCGAATACGTGGACATTGAGGACGTGAAGCAGATGATCAATCTCATCGTCGCCCTCGTGGCTACGAAGCACGACGGCCTCGGCGAGCGCACCCTGGAAGAGCGAGTGAACCTCCGGATGAAGGAGTACAAGAAGTACCTCGAAATCGGGAACGCGAAGTACGAGGAGATGACGGCGTAGTCGTCGGGCTGGCGTGCTGGGGCTTTTTGCGAAGACGCGGAGAGACGGAGAGGTTGAGAGGTGGAGAGGTGGAGACACGGAGGACTGAATAGAGGTTTCCGTGTCTTTTCTTTTTAGGTCTCGGCCTGCGCTCGAGCGCCTTGCTTTCCTGTTCGTTTGACTTTGCTCCTGCAGCGTCTCCTTTGACCCCATTCATGTCGCAGTCAGAAATCAATCTCCAGCACACCGCCAAGCTTGCCCGCCTCGAACTCACGGAGGAGGAGATGGCGCGGTACCAGTCCCAGATTGCGGGTATCCTGGACTACATGAAGGTGCTGGAGGCGCATGAAGATCTGGCCGCGGTGGACCCGACTGCGCATGCCATGCCGGTGTATGATGTTTGGCGTGAAGATGCCTCGCGTGATGGCTTCACCGCGGAAGAAGCGCTCTCCAATGCGCCTCGCAAATCGCAGGGCCAGTTCCTCATCACCCGTGTGGTGGAGGAGTAGTCTGCACCTGCTGGCAGCTTCCCTTTTCTCCTTTTCCATTTCACTTATCCCTTCCCCCTCAGTGTCCCTCTCAGAATCCACCATTGCCCAGCTTCGCAAGCAGCTCAAAAGCGGAGACATCACGCCTGCGGATATCATCAAGGATCTGCATCAGGGCATGGAGAAGGTGAATGAGTCGCTTGGCGCGTACATCTCCTATGATGTGGAGGCGGCGCTGAAGGAGGCGGAGACAGCGGACCTCTCTCTCCCGCTCGGTGGCATCCCCATCGCGGTGAAGGATAACATCAATGTGAAGGGCCAGCCGTGCACCTGCGGCTCGAAGTTTCTGGACGAGAACTACACGGCTCCCTACAACGCCACGAGCATCGACCTGCTGCGCAAGGGGGGCGCGATTCCTTTTGGCCGGGCGAACATGGATGAGTTTGCGATGGGCTCCTCCACGGAGAACTCGGCCTTTTTTCCGGCGCGCAATCCCTGGGATCTCGCTCGTGTGCCGGGTGGCTCCAGCGGTGGCTCGGCGACGGCGGTAGGTGCGAATATCGCGCTGGCAGCGCTGGGCTCGGATACGGGTGGCTCGATTCGCCAGCCAGCTGCTTTCTGCGGGAATGTGGGCATCAAGCCGACGTATGGGCGTGTCTCGCGCTACGGCCTCGTGGCGTTTGCCTCGTCGCTGGACCAGATTGGCCCCATCACGAAGACGGTGGAAGATGCCGCGCTGGTGCTGAATCACCTCTGTG
The Roseimicrobium gellanilyticum DNA segment above includes these coding regions:
- a CDS encoding lysophospholipid acyltransferase family protein; its protein translation is MKKIRQALETLLVHFATRLLPRLSRRSILLLSNAVGALACFFDTRGRETAHENLRVAFASEGITPGQISRITLGSYQTFARTFFDLFWSLRLTKENYTEYVKVTFANPASETEARERGCIWVTPHFGNFELVSLAMGFRGFAWTVVAQDFKNPALTTIFTRLRQGSGHTIIPQEGAMLRLVKELKRKGHAALLTDLTIRPNKTAAAIDCFGLKTCVTTLHASLSCRLELPIIAGVCIPMPDGTYDVEVESHFEPEKFPTNASLTQAVWDKFESQIRKHPEAWMWMYKHWRYLPSLDQNPKYPAYANPSKPFRELLAESQG
- a CDS encoding M20/M25/M40 family metallo-hydrolase; this translates as MADTLTSILKKLLNQPTAPFHEYHVRAQIEQYLLDVPNVELSTDAFGNLLATYRKGKHKSTPVWALGAHMDHPAWVKVPGKTDEWEFLGGVPKNLVEKKENIALRKESGDIAPWGFPVVFEDGKVHAAACDDVVGCAIIVAVFKELSRLGLDATVHAAFTRAEEVGFLGAWHLGKHWPFGKDAVFLSLETSRPVNGAEMGDGPIVRVGDRLSVFDHELINVLMRTAAEQGIRVQRCLLDAGACEATALQACGIRSVGLSVPLGNYHNLDDDQNIVSEYVDIEDVKQMINLIVALVATKHDGLGERTLEERVNLRMKEYKKYLEIGNAKYEEMTA
- the gatC gene encoding Asp-tRNA(Asn)/Glu-tRNA(Gln) amidotransferase subunit GatC; the protein is MSQSEINLQHTAKLARLELTEEEMARYQSQIAGILDYMKVLEAHEDLAAVDPTAHAMPVYDVWREDASRDGFTAEEALSNAPRKSQGQFLITRVVEE